One genomic window of Candidatus Eisenbacteria bacterium includes the following:
- a CDS encoding DUF502 domain-containing protein, translated as MNSLARFLRHSFLAGILVIVPLGVTYLILKLVFNAVDNILAPYIERLIGLDIPGLGVAATIVLVFLAGLVATNVLGKTLLNYFHRGVSKIPVVGSVYVSAKQVIEALGTADTQSFKRVVFIEYPRNGLLMMGFVTREHYAVIDKQGNKTEVINVFLPTTPNPTTGFLVVCRSSDAIRAGITVEQGIKLVVSGGIVAPPEPLMVESTEALLRENETSA; from the coding sequence ATGAATTCTCTTGCAAGGTTCTTGAGACACAGTTTCCTCGCGGGGATCCTCGTGATAGTCCCTCTGGGCGTGACCTATCTCATCCTGAAACTGGTGTTCAATGCCGTTGACAACATCCTGGCCCCATACATCGAACGGCTTATCGGACTTGACATTCCAGGGCTCGGCGTTGCCGCTACGATAGTGCTGGTGTTTCTGGCGGGGCTGGTTGCGACAAACGTTCTTGGGAAGACGCTGCTCAACTATTTTCACAGGGGTGTGTCAAAGATTCCCGTGGTGGGTAGTGTGTACGTTTCCGCAAAGCAGGTGATAGAGGCTCTCGGCACGGCCGACACACAGTCTTTCAAGAGGGTAGTGTTCATTGAGTATCCTAGGAATGGACTTCTAATGATGGGTTTTGTTACCAGGGAGCACTACGCGGTCATTGACAAACAAGGAAACAAAACCGAGGTAATAAACGTCTTTCTTCCGACCACCCCAAACCCAACAACGGGCTTTCTCGTTGTATGTAGGTCGTCGGACGCCATAAGGGCAGGCATCACCGTGGAGCAGGGAATAAAGCTGGTCGTTTCCGGGGGTATAGTTGCGCCCCCAGAGCCACTCATGGTCGAGAGCACCGAAGCGCTGCTGAGAGAGAACGAAACGTCCGCGTGA
- a CDS encoding TIGR02757 family protein, with protein MSQSRRELLKEKLGELYLSYDAGYVDSDPIQFPHRYGDARDKEVAGFIASALAYGSVATIKKDLEIVFTVLGADPYDAVLTARPNELLSALGGFKHRFTTARHLAWFLLATKEILSKHGSLKAFFLEGYSKDAPTIRDSLGSFAGRFLRYGGRTIYRSVEDARDDGALFLVPSPLTGSACKRLNLFLRWMVRTADKIDFGLWPEVSPSQLVIPLDTHVARLSHYLGLTRRKTSDWKTAEEITQALKTLDPRDPLKYDFSLTRLGILRDCVVRKNDTKCRECLLVGICERGAAVARGRAQGAS; from the coding sequence ATGTCACAATCGCGCAGGGAACTTCTCAAAGAGAAGCTCGGCGAGCTCTATCTGAGCTACGATGCAGGTTATGTAGACTCGGACCCTATCCAATTTCCACACAGGTACGGCGACGCTCGTGACAAGGAGGTAGCCGGCTTCATTGCTTCCGCACTTGCGTACGGAAGTGTCGCGACGATCAAGAAAGACTTGGAGATAGTATTCACAGTCCTGGGGGCCGATCCATACGATGCAGTGCTCACGGCAAGACCCAACGAATTGCTCTCTGCTCTCGGGGGATTCAAGCATCGCTTCACCACCGCCAGGCACCTGGCCTGGTTTCTTCTCGCTACAAAGGAAATCCTGTCCAAGCACGGGAGTCTCAAAGCGTTCTTTCTCGAGGGATACTCGAAAGACGCGCCGACTATCAGGGATTCCTTGGGTTCTTTCGCGGGAAGGTTCCTTCGATACGGAGGCCGGACGATTTATCGCAGCGTTGAGGATGCGCGAGACGACGGGGCGCTCTTTCTTGTCCCCTCGCCACTGACCGGCAGCGCCTGCAAGCGGCTCAACCTTTTCCTCCGGTGGATGGTTAGGACCGCCGACAAAATCGATTTTGGCCTCTGGCCGGAGGTAAGTCCTTCGCAGCTTGTGATTCCTCTCGATACTCATGTGGCTCGTCTTTCTCATTACTTGGGACTTACGAGGCGCAAAACGAGCGATTGGAAGACGGCGGAGGAGATCACGCAAGCCCTCAAGACGCTTGACCCGCGGGATCCTTTGAAATATGATTTCTCTCTTACGAGACTCGGTATTCTGCGGGACTGCGTGGTCAGGAAGAATGACACAAAATGCAGAGAATGTCTGCTTGTCGGGATTTGTGAAAGAGGAGCCGCAGTCGCGAGAGGAAGGGCGCAGGGAGCGAGCTGA
- a CDS encoding DUF1028 domain-containing protein — MAPAILPAPPFHQVPVATFSIVAYDPETKDLGVAVESKFFAVGSVVPWAKAGVGAIATQAFGNTTYGPKGLELLASGKTPAEVIEALTSADEGRDRRQVGIVDAEGNAATYTGKGCNPWAGGKTGTHYSAQGNILVSEQVVAAMGEAFEKAKGELADRLLAALEAGQSAGGDSRGQQSAALFVVRDSGGYAGFNDRYIDLRVDDNSEPIKELGRLLKIQHAMSRLNEASALYGQGKYKEAVEAARKAVEYRPDYGDAHYDLACFLSLAGDADNSLKELEIALRLSPKLGSLARTDSDLNNVRSDPRYEKILSELAAERPAEKK; from the coding sequence ATGGCGCCGGCCATTCTGCCTGCGCCTCCCTTTCATCAGGTACCCGTGGCTACGTTTTCCATCGTAGCCTACGACCCGGAGACGAAGGACCTGGGCGTGGCGGTAGAGTCCAAGTTTTTCGCGGTCGGCTCCGTTGTGCCGTGGGCCAAGGCCGGTGTCGGTGCAATCGCCACGCAGGCGTTTGGTAACACCACTTACGGTCCGAAAGGCCTTGAGCTCCTGGCAAGCGGAAAAACTCCGGCCGAAGTCATTGAAGCACTCACGTCCGCGGACGAAGGAAGAGACAGGCGTCAGGTTGGTATTGTGGACGCAGAGGGAAACGCGGCCACGTACACCGGAAAGGGCTGCAATCCCTGGGCCGGCGGGAAAACCGGTACGCACTACTCGGCGCAGGGAAACATACTTGTCAGCGAGCAGGTTGTGGCGGCAATGGGCGAGGCATTCGAGAAAGCGAAAGGTGAGCTGGCCGACAGACTCCTGGCCGCGCTCGAAGCCGGACAGTCCGCCGGTGGAGACTCAAGGGGTCAGCAATCTGCCGCGCTCTTTGTGGTCAGAGATAGCGGCGGATATGCAGGATTCAACGACCGCTATATTGACCTGAGAGTAGACGATAACTCCGAACCGATTAAGGAACTGGGCAGGCTTCTCAAGATTCAACATGCCATGTCAAGACTGAACGAAGCTAGCGCTCTTTACGGTCAAGGCAAGTACAAGGAAGCAGTGGAAGCAGCCAGGAAAGCAGTAGAATATAGACCAGACTACGGCGACGCGCACTACGACCTCGCCTGCTTCTTGTCGCTGGCCGGTGACGCTGACAATAGCCTCAAGGAACTGGAAATAGCTTTGAGACTCAGCCCCAAATTGGGTTCTTTGGCTCGCACGGACTCAGACCTCAACAACGTGAGGTCTGACCCGAGATACGAGAAGATACTTTCGGAACTGGCGGCAGAGCGGCCGGCAGAAAAAAAGTAG